The genomic DNA GGGGGCACGCAGCGGGCGCGGGCATGGGCTCGGTTGGGGCGATTGCGTGAACGCGGGCGCGGTTGGGCATGATGCTGCCCGGTCAGGCAGCGTTTTCGCCGGAGGCAAGGGCCGCCTCGGCAGAACTGTGGATGTTGAAGACCGTATCCATACGCGTCAGCTTGAAGACCTTTGCCACCGTTCGGCTGAGAGCCGCCAGTTCAAGCTTTGCCCCGGGATCAACCTGCTTCATCGCGCCCACCACGGCACCGAGGCCCGAGCTATCAAGAAAGCCGACCTCGCCCATATCGAGCACGATCCGCCCGGCGTGGCCCGCCGTCAGCTCGCGCATGGTTTCTTTGAAGGCAACGGCCACTGCCGCGTCAATCCGGCTTTCGTGCACGGTAACGAGCAGAATGTTGCCCTTCTGGCTTGCGTCTAGGTTCATGGCCTGCTCCGTGTCAGTTGGGCGTGCCTCAGGCCTAGACGCGAAACCTTACCATTCGGTATGCAAGTGGCAGAAATTTGCGGGGAGAGAGCAATGGCACGGGTTGGAATTGCGGGGGCGGCGCGCACGCCGATGGGCGGGTTTCAGGGAGCGTTTGCCACTGTCACAGCGGCTGAACTGGGCGGCGCGGCCATCAGGGCGGCGATGGATCAGGCCGGGGCCGAAGCGGCGGACGAGCTGCTGATGGGCTGCGTTCTGCCCGCAGGGCAAGGTCAGGCGCCCGCGCGGCAGGCGGGCTTTGCTGCCGGTCTGGGTGAGAGCCTGCCCGCGACCACGCTCAACAAGATGTGCGGCTCGGGCATGAAGGCCGCGATGGCCGCGTTTGACACCATTGCAGGCGGCGGGGCCGATGTGGTGATTGCCGGCGGGATGGAGAGCATGACCGGCGCGCCCTACCTGCTTCCCAAGATGCGCGGCGGGGCCCGCATTGGGCATGGCCAGGTGATCGACCACATGTTTCTCGACGGGCTGGAAGACGCCTATGACAAGGGCCGCCTGATGGGCACCTTCGCCGAGGATTGCGCCGAGACGTTCCAGTTTACCCGGCAGGCACAGGATGACTACGCGCTTGCCTCGCTGGAAAACGCGCTCAGCGCCCAGAAGGAGGGCCGTTTTGAGGGCGAGATCACGCCCGTTACGGTAAAAGGCCGCCGGGGTGAGACCGTGGTGGGCGAGGATGAGCAACCCGGCAACGCGCGGCCTGACAAGATTCCCACGCTCAAGCCCGCTTTCCGCGAGGGCGGAACGGTGACGGCGGCCAACTCTTCAAGCATTTCCGACGGCGCGGCGGCGCTGGTGCTGGCGGGTGAAGGTTCTGGCCTGCCGATCCGCGCCCATATCCTCGGCCATGCCTCCCACGCGCAAGCGCCCGGCTGGTTCACCACCGCACCGGTGCCAGCCGCGCAGAAGCTGCTGAAGCGGCTTGGCTGGAGCGTGGAGGATGTGGACCTTTGGGAAGTGAACGAAGCCTTCGCTGTGGTGCCCATGGCCTTCATGCACGAAATGGGCGTGAGCCGCGACAAGATCAACGTCAACGGCGGGGCCTGCGCACTGGGCCATCCGATTGGCGCAAGCGGTGCCCGGATCATTGTAACGCTGCTCAACGCGCTGGAAAAACGCGACCTCAAGCGCGGCGTGGCTGCCATTTGCATCGGCGGAGGCGAGGGCACGGCCATCGCGATTGAGCGTGCCTGAGGTGGATTACGCCGCGCTGGCGAAGGTTATTGAAAGCCTGACAGAGAACGAGACCGACGAGGTCGCGCTGATGGCAACGCTGGCCTGTGAGATCCACCATTCTGACGACCGGTTCGACTGGACAGGCTTCTACCGCGTCACCGAGCCCGGGATGCTGAAGATCGGCCCCTATCAAGGCGGACATGGCTGCCTGCAAATCCCCTTTGGCAAGGGTGTCTGCGGCACCTGCGCCGAGACGGGAGAGGTGCAGCTTGTCGATGATGTCGAGGCCTTTCCCGGCCATATCGCCTGCGCCGCAACCACCCGATCGGAAATCGTGTTGCCGGTGCATGGGGCCTCCGGGCGGCTTATCGGTGTGCTCGATATCGACAGCGACCAGCCCGCCGCTTTCACGGAGGCCGACGCAGAGGGGCTGGGGCGGGTGCTGAATGCGGTTTTTGGCAACGGAGGTCACTGGCGATGAGCCTGCAAGGAAGCTGCCTCTGCGGCGCGATCCGCTTCGAGGTGACCGGCAAGCCGCAGGGCGTTTCTGTCTGCCACTGCGGGCAGTGCCGCCGCCAGTCGGGGCATCTTTGGGCTTCGGCCTATGTGAAAGACGATGAGCTTTCTATTCATGGCGAACCGCAGTGGTATGCCTCTTCTGCGGAGGCCAAACGCGGCTTTTGCCCCACCTGCGGCAGCTTCCTGTTCTGGAAGCACCGTGACGAAGACACCACCAGCTTCGCGTTGGGCGCCATCGACGGCCCCACCGGCCTGACCCTGCAAAAGCACATCTTCACCGCCGACAAGGGCGACTATTACGAGATCAGCGATGGGGTGGAGCAGCGGTGAGCGACACCTATGCCCCGCCGGACACGCCGCTGGACGTGCTCCACCACGACCATGAGCTGCTTGCCGTCAACAAGCCCTCCGGCCTGCTCTCGGTGCCGGGCAAGGGCGAACATCTGGCTGATTGCCTGCTGTCGCGGGTGCAGGCGGCCTTCCCCGAAGCTCTGCTGGTGCACCGGCTGGACCGCGACACCAGCGGCGTCATGGTCTTTGCCCTCACCCCACACGCCCAGCGCCACCTTGGCCTGCAGTTCGAGCATCGGCGAACCAAGAAGCAGTATGTGGCGCGGGTCTGGGGCGAGATGGCGGAGGCCGAGGGCGAGGTGGACCTGCCGCTGATTGTGGATTGGCCCAACCGGCCACGGCAGATGGTGGACCATGAAAACGGCAAGCCTGCGCTGACCCGTTGGAAACGGCTCAAGGCCAAGGATGGCGAGAGCCGGGTGCGGTTGATGCCCGAGACGGGGCGCAGCCACCAGCTGCGCGTGCATATGCGCGAAATCGGCCACCCGATCCTCGGTGATCCGTTTTACGCCACTGGCCCCGCGCTGGAGTTCCCCCGCCTGATGCTCCACGCCGAGATGCTCCGCGTGCTGCACCCGGATGGCGGAAGGGGTGTGAGTTTCAAGGCGAAGGCGCCGTTTTAAGAGCCGCTCTTCGCCGCGCTCGTGCACAGTGAGGGGCGGATGAGCGGCCTAGCGCGCGTATTTCGCGGCGTTGCTCTCGATCTCTGCAATCTGGTCGGCCATCGCCTTTTGATAGGCGGGGCGGGAAAGGCAGCGGTCTCGGTAGGCGACCAGTGTTGGGTGGTCTTCGATCAGGTTCAGCCCGTCGAGCCCGTGCAGCACGGCGGCCATCATCAAGTCGGAGACGCAGAAGGTATCGCCAAGCAGGTAGTCCTTGTCGCCCAGCGCACTTGCCAGCCGTTTCAGCTTTTTTCCCGCCATCGCGCGGAGGGTCGGGGCGACCCGCTCTGCTGCCTCGCGGTCCTCCACGAAGGTCTGGACGGTGCCGACCACGCCGGTCAGCGGCTCGATAGAGTTCAGCGCGGCGAAAACCCAGCTGAGGGCGGCGTAACGATCCACCTCCGGGGGCAGAAGCACGTCGCTGGACTCGGCGATCCGCCATACGATCGCGCCGCTCTCGAACATCGGCGCA from Oceanicola sp. D3 includes the following:
- a CDS encoding RluA family pseudouridine synthase; amino-acid sequence: MSDTYAPPDTPLDVLHHDHELLAVNKPSGLLSVPGKGEHLADCLLSRVQAAFPEALLVHRLDRDTSGVMVFALTPHAQRHLGLQFEHRRTKKQYVARVWGEMAEAEGEVDLPLIVDWPNRPRQMVDHENGKPALTRWKRLKAKDGESRVRLMPETGRSHQLRVHMREIGHPILGDPFYATGPALEFPRLMLHAEMLRVLHPDGGRGVSFKAKAPF
- a CDS encoding STAS domain-containing protein; amino-acid sequence: MNLDASQKGNILLVTVHESRIDAAVAVAFKETMRELTAGHAGRIVLDMGEVGFLDSSGLGAVVGAMKQVDPGAKLELAALSRTVAKVFKLTRMDTVFNIHSSAEAALASGENAA
- a CDS encoding glutathione S-transferase family protein, which codes for MKDSKLTVWGYEWVPDFAKGQVRDFRVRWALLEAGLGYEMAHVEMGGQGKPEHLARQPFGQIPVLEIDGAPMFESGAIVWRIAESSDVLLPPEVDRYAALSWVFAALNSIEPLTGVVGTVQTFVEDREAAERVAPTLRAMAGKKLKRLASALGDKDYLLGDTFCVSDLMMAAVLHGLDGLNLIEDHPTLVAYRDRCLSRPAYQKAMADQIAEIESNAAKYAR
- a CDS encoding acetyl-CoA C-acyltransferase, with protein sequence MARVGIAGAARTPMGGFQGAFATVTAAELGGAAIRAAMDQAGAEAADELLMGCVLPAGQGQAPARQAGFAAGLGESLPATTLNKMCGSGMKAAMAAFDTIAGGGADVVIAGGMESMTGAPYLLPKMRGGARIGHGQVIDHMFLDGLEDAYDKGRLMGTFAEDCAETFQFTRQAQDDYALASLENALSAQKEGRFEGEITPVTVKGRRGETVVGEDEQPGNARPDKIPTLKPAFREGGTVTAANSSSISDGAAALVLAGEGSGLPIRAHILGHASHAQAPGWFTTAPVPAAQKLLKRLGWSVEDVDLWEVNEAFAVVPMAFMHEMGVSRDKINVNGGACALGHPIGASGARIIVTLLNALEKRDLKRGVAAICIGGGEGTAIAIERA
- a CDS encoding GAF domain-containing protein, whose product is MSVPEVDYAALAKVIESLTENETDEVALMATLACEIHHSDDRFDWTGFYRVTEPGMLKIGPYQGGHGCLQIPFGKGVCGTCAETGEVQLVDDVEAFPGHIACAATTRSEIVLPVHGASGRLIGVLDIDSDQPAAFTEADAEGLGRVLNAVFGNGGHWR
- a CDS encoding GFA family protein encodes the protein MSLQGSCLCGAIRFEVTGKPQGVSVCHCGQCRRQSGHLWASAYVKDDELSIHGEPQWYASSAEAKRGFCPTCGSFLFWKHRDEDTTSFALGAIDGPTGLTLQKHIFTADKGDYYEISDGVEQR